In the genome of Chrysiogenes arsenatis DSM 11915, one region contains:
- a CDS encoding FapA family protein yields the protein MKLLWADQLEPKMRLARDIYKGTTLFLPRTAPINERVIAQLLSTGYNQKIAVDNGIACPIRRSLRGYEIEVVEKDHGILYLSGNVYVESFVQAESSLFCEGDLEIEGDVLAFASVMCTGTLKINGSIIGGTAMAGNRLIVASAGSTMTPLPTALGCTSYVTMLNREALHTLARDSETVRENVARISASMAIFSRKQKAGIPLDTSEKVKLKKLLEVYTALRKQDERLRDQMNELHNIAVDPSILITKSIYEDVACRIDDVAIELKPSAGPIKVRMTDGKITFSRCNL from the coding sequence ATGAAACTGCTGTGGGCGGATCAGTTAGAACCGAAGATGCGTTTGGCGCGTGATATCTACAAGGGCACCACCCTTTTCCTCCCTCGCACCGCGCCAATCAATGAGCGGGTGATTGCGCAGCTTCTTTCTACGGGGTATAACCAGAAAATAGCGGTAGACAATGGCATAGCGTGTCCAATCCGTCGCTCACTTCGTGGTTACGAAATCGAAGTTGTCGAAAAAGATCATGGTATTCTCTATCTGAGCGGAAACGTTTACGTTGAGTCGTTTGTCCAAGCAGAATCCTCTCTTTTCTGTGAGGGCGATTTAGAAATAGAGGGTGATGTGCTGGCTTTCGCCAGTGTTATGTGTACCGGCACACTGAAAATCAATGGTTCTATTATTGGCGGAACGGCAATGGCCGGAAACCGCCTGATTGTTGCGAGTGCTGGCAGCACTATGACTCCACTTCCGACTGCTCTTGGTTGTACCAGTTACGTTACAATGTTGAATCGGGAAGCATTGCACACACTTGCGCGTGACAGCGAAACTGTTCGTGAGAATGTAGCGCGAATTTCTGCATCTATGGCAATCTTTTCGCGCAAACAAAAAGCGGGTATCCCGCTTGATACGAGCGAGAAAGTGAAATTGAAAAAACTACTCGAAGTCTATACGGCGCTAAGGAAGCAAGACGAGCGTTTACGGGATCAGATGAACGAATTACATAATATAGCTGTGGATCCATCTATTCTGATAACCAAGAGTATTTATGAAGATGTGGCTTGCCGTATTGATGACGTGGCAATAGAACTTAAGCCAAGTGCTGGGCCGATCAAAGTGCGTATGACCGATGGAAAAATAACGTTCTCGCGGTGCAATTTATGA
- a CDS encoding DUF342 domain-containing protein: MSMQVIYSDDNLFAIIEVSRSILHSISADALYETVENFLADNGVHPRFIKTETIEHLRSAALSRSWAEPFKEIVAMGIPPRHGEDSRVEFFFHDALRSGTEKEDGAIDYKERGYVQTVDAGTLLALVHLPTAGEHGLDVFGRELLATPGRYIEKLEFDDSSVHCDSGTHFISKVKGIYSYENKILAVKTLLNVDGNVGVATGNIRSVGDVNISGNIESGFSVVTTGNVHIRGDVHRGASIQGKNVVVDGMCNGTINASRSFTANAIEYTRIITGALSVLDKAFNCDIVCKSVKIRYVKSCNIRASSLIKIDEILESPANPTRLSIGPHIFTHRVINSYQLETSHLFFEKSLVRQRRKNHESVYFKNHPKATTEQMANSLQENPEYAAAVALESQLTERIAYMRRVNTDFLDQKNGKIELGAVVEGTTVSMYGNNFPIRFAMDGVVITYHLAEKRLIFERHANNVMS, translated from the coding sequence ATGAGCATGCAAGTTATTTATTCGGACGATAACCTTTTTGCTATTATTGAAGTTTCCCGTTCGATACTCCACTCTATTTCGGCTGATGCGCTGTATGAAACAGTAGAAAATTTTCTGGCCGATAACGGTGTCCATCCTCGCTTTATTAAGACAGAAACCATTGAACACTTACGATCAGCCGCACTCAGCCGTTCGTGGGCCGAGCCGTTTAAGGAAATTGTTGCAATGGGTATTCCGCCACGTCATGGCGAAGATTCACGTGTGGAGTTTTTCTTTCACGATGCTTTGCGATCTGGAACTGAAAAAGAAGATGGTGCTATCGACTACAAAGAGCGGGGCTACGTTCAAACGGTTGACGCGGGTACGTTGCTGGCGCTTGTCCATCTTCCTACCGCAGGAGAACATGGACTCGACGTTTTTGGTCGCGAACTTCTTGCTACTCCCGGAAGATACATTGAAAAACTGGAATTTGATGATTCAAGTGTTCATTGCGATTCAGGAACACACTTTATCTCTAAAGTTAAAGGGATTTATAGTTACGAGAATAAAATTCTTGCCGTAAAAACGCTACTCAATGTCGATGGCAACGTGGGCGTGGCCACGGGGAATATTCGTTCTGTTGGTGATGTCAACATTTCAGGCAATATTGAGTCAGGTTTTAGTGTGGTAACAACTGGAAACGTTCATATTCGCGGTGATGTCCATCGTGGAGCCTCTATTCAAGGTAAAAATGTTGTTGTGGACGGTATGTGCAACGGCACTATCAATGCTTCCCGTAGCTTTACGGCGAATGCGATTGAGTACACTCGGATCATCACCGGAGCGCTCAGCGTTCTCGATAAAGCGTTTAACTGCGATATAGTTTGTAAATCGGTCAAGATACGCTATGTAAAGTCATGCAATATACGCGCCTCTTCTCTGATCAAAATTGATGAAATTCTGGAAAGCCCAGCGAACCCGACTCGCCTCTCGATAGGGCCGCATATTTTCACTCACCGTGTTATCAATAGTTATCAGCTGGAAACCTCTCATCTGTTTTTCGAGAAATCTCTTGTGCGACAGCGGCGCAAGAACCATGAATCGGTGTATTTTAAAAATCACCCGAAAGCGACTACGGAACAAATGGCAAATTCACTGCAGGAAAATCCGGAGTATGCTGCCGCTGTCGCACTGGAATCACAGCTTACCGAGCGTATTGCTTACATGCGCAGAGTAAACACTGACTTTCTCGACCAAAAAAATGGAAAAATTGAACTGGGAGCGGTGGTCGAAGGGACAACTGTCTCAATGTACGGGAACAATTTTCCTATTCGCTTTGCTATGGATGGGGTCGTGATTACGTATCATCTTGCTGAAAAACGACTTATTTTCGAACGTCACGCCAATAACGTCATGTCATGA
- a CDS encoding thiamine phosphate synthase: MKVIVVTDCSRFSDLPRALRHYSQVLAHHAVTSLVLREQGMPFAEYRECCRTLAEAGPGKVIAHAGSIHSMSDMRTLVGDGTVAGVHWSRATLVSGRLLPTHHTFDAIPFSYSAHSEAEADDFLNAWLNAPFVFLSPIFPTPKPFAIQPLGLEYLHQWHGAGKRIALLGGITRKHLPALIPFQPWGVGAIGAFVNHDWEEFLEAAQAI, from the coding sequence ATGAAGGTTATTGTTGTCACCGACTGCAGCCGATTTAGCGACTTACCGCGTGCACTTCGCCATTACAGCCAAGTGCTTGCCCATCATGCCGTCACCAGCCTTGTGCTGCGTGAGCAGGGGATGCCGTTCGCCGAGTACCGTGAATGTTGCCGCACTTTGGCCGAAGCGGGACCGGGCAAAGTTATTGCTCATGCAGGATCCATTCACAGCATGAGCGACATGCGCACACTCGTAGGCGACGGAACCGTTGCGGGTGTCCATTGGAGCCGTGCCACACTCGTCAGTGGCCGACTTTTACCAACTCATCACACGTTTGACGCCATCCCCTTTTCCTACTCTGCCCATTCCGAAGCTGAAGCGGACGATTTTCTGAACGCATGGCTGAATGCCCCCTTCGTCTTTTTGTCACCGATTTTCCCCACCCCAAAACCTTTTGCAATACAGCCATTAGGCTTAGAATACCTCCACCAGTGGCATGGCGCAGGGAAGCGAATCGCGTTACTCGGGGGAATCACACGCAAACACCTCCCTGCACTTATACCGTTTCAGCCGTGGGGCGTTGGCGCCATTGGCGCCTTCGTCAATCACGATTGGGAAGAATTTCTCGAAGCGGCGCAGGCAATATAA
- the pgsA gene encoding CDP-diacylglycerol--glycerol-3-phosphate 3-phosphatidyltransferase, whose protein sequence is MNTPNKLTLLRIALIPVLVLSMYHRDFWIDMVSVVIFSLAAITDYYDGYLARKYNLITDFGKIMDPVADKLLITTALVCLVERGDLAAYLVVLALGREFAATALRAVASSYGYVMPADNYGKWKMGLQIAAVIGLTLRWDWVVFHFHTVGLLLLWLSVVLAYYSLWRYVADYQRYRKQHKEKETA, encoded by the coding sequence ATGAATACACCGAATAAACTTACCCTTCTCCGCATTGCCCTCATTCCAGTGCTTGTTCTTTCCATGTATCACCGTGATTTTTGGATTGACATGGTCTCGGTTGTTATCTTTTCTCTTGCGGCTATAACCGATTACTATGACGGCTATCTTGCACGTAAATATAATCTTATCACTGACTTTGGCAAAATCATGGATCCCGTTGCCGACAAACTTCTGATTACCACCGCATTAGTATGCCTTGTGGAACGCGGTGATCTGGCGGCCTACCTGGTGGTGCTCGCCCTTGGACGAGAATTCGCCGCTACCGCGTTGCGCGCTGTCGCGTCATCATACGGCTATGTCATGCCCGCCGATAATTATGGGAAATGGAAAATGGGGTTACAAATCGCCGCCGTCATTGGTTTAACACTGCGATGGGATTGGGTTGTCTTCCACTTCCATACGGTGGGGCTGTTGTTGCTCTGGCTTTCTGTTGTGCTAGCCTACTATAGCTTATGGCGTTACGTTGCCGACTATCAGCGTTACCGGAAACAACATAAAGAAAAGGAAACCGCATGA
- a CDS encoding acetyl-CoA hydrolase/transferase C-terminal domain-containing protein, translating into MSSLKERVRDKSLHHLFTTPEACVKYFEEAGTRSMDLGWSGFTPVGYPKVVPIAIAEHVERNNLQGKWKFNLFIGASVGAETEDRWAGLDIIDRRWPYQTGSNLKNAINSGKIRMGDKHLSMFAQDLKYGFYTKDRGGRLDVALIEASAITEDGHIVLAGSIGAAPEIIDIADKIIVEINTGLPSFEGMHDIVTTDLPPYRKIIPITDVRQRIGTPYVITDKSKIVAIVESKMLDNGRALKGTDEQSQAIADHIMDFFTSEVKAGRLPKNLLPLQSGVGNIANAVVGGLTSSPFEDLVVYTEVLQDSFLPFMDSGKCKFLNATSLSLSNEGFQVWWENYERYKSMVILRPQQISNNPEVIRRLGVIGMNTPVEFDIYAHVNSTCAGGTKMLNGIGGSGDFIRNTYLSIMHCPSVRPSKTDEFGISGVVCKAPHVDHTEHDLDVLVTDQGLADLRGLAPKDRAREIIKKCAHPAYKDALTDYLERSEKATGYDHEPHILADAYKMHINLAEKGTMRHWL; encoded by the coding sequence ATGTCAAGTTTGAAAGAAAGAGTCAGAGATAAGTCTCTGCACCACCTTTTCACCACGCCAGAAGCATGCGTTAAGTATTTCGAAGAGGCTGGCACGCGGAGTATGGATCTTGGATGGTCTGGATTTACCCCAGTTGGCTATCCTAAAGTGGTTCCTATTGCTATTGCGGAACATGTTGAAAGAAATAACCTGCAAGGCAAGTGGAAATTCAACCTTTTCATCGGCGCTTCAGTTGGTGCAGAAACAGAAGATCGTTGGGCTGGGCTTGACATTATCGACCGTCGCTGGCCATACCAAACCGGAAGCAATCTGAAAAATGCCATCAACTCTGGTAAAATTCGGATGGGTGACAAACACCTTTCTATGTTTGCTCAAGACCTAAAATATGGCTTCTATACGAAAGATCGCGGTGGTCGTTTAGATGTTGCCCTGATTGAAGCTTCGGCGATTACCGAAGACGGCCATATCGTTCTGGCCGGTTCAATTGGTGCCGCTCCTGAAATCATCGACATTGCGGATAAAATCATCGTTGAAATCAACACTGGTCTGCCATCATTTGAAGGCATGCACGACATCGTAACCACCGACCTCCCCCCATACCGCAAAATTATCCCGATTACTGACGTTCGTCAGCGCATTGGTACACCATATGTTATCACCGACAAGAGCAAAATCGTCGCTATCGTTGAATCAAAAATGCTCGACAACGGACGCGCCCTGAAAGGGACTGACGAACAGTCTCAGGCGATTGCCGACCACATTATGGATTTCTTCACTTCTGAAGTGAAGGCTGGCCGTCTACCGAAAAACCTCCTTCCACTACAATCAGGGGTGGGCAACATTGCAAACGCTGTAGTTGGTGGACTTACAAGTTCTCCATTCGAAGACCTCGTTGTGTACACCGAAGTTCTGCAGGACAGCTTCTTGCCGTTCATGGATTCTGGCAAGTGTAAATTCCTGAACGCAACGTCACTTTCCCTCTCGAACGAAGGATTCCAAGTTTGGTGGGAAAACTACGAGCGTTATAAGTCAATGGTTATACTTCGCCCACAACAGATTTCAAACAACCCCGAAGTTATCCGCCGCCTCGGCGTTATCGGCATGAACACGCCGGTTGAATTCGACATCTACGCTCACGTGAACTCAACCTGTGCCGGCGGAACCAAAATGCTCAACGGCATCGGCGGCTCTGGTGACTTTATCCGCAACACCTACCTCTCTATCATGCACTGCCCATCCGTTCGCCCATCGAAAACGGATGAGTTCGGTATTTCTGGTGTTGTGTGCAAAGCGCCTCACGTTGACCACACTGAGCACGATCTTGACGTCCTCGTAACCGACCAAGGCTTAGCTGACCTTCGTGGCCTTGCTCCAAAAGATCGCGCACGCGAAATCATCAAAAAATGTGCTCACCCTGCCTATAAAGATGCCCTCACGGATTACCTTGAGCGCTCTGAAAAAGCGACTGGCTACGACCACGAGCCACACATTTTGGCTGACGCGTACAAAATGCACATCAACCTTGCTGAAAAAGGGACCATGCGTCACTGGCTGTAA
- a CDS encoding response regulator, with the protein MSEAIGITSHQHTVLIVDDSPENLIIVSGLLKREYKVKVANSGARALKIAFSDTPPDLILLDVMMPEMDGYEVCRQLKQHKHAKHIPVIFITAKGDDADEECGLSLGAVDYVTKPVNPPIVLARVKSHLLLKSATDALRDRNECLEMEVQRRTEEVVAIQDVTIFAFASLAETRDNDTGYHLRRTQLYVKTLAQKLQQNPRFCAFLTDENIELLFKSAPLHDIGKVGIPDSILMKPGRLTAEEFEIMKTHATIGRDAIVNAENHLGASVDFLCVAKDIAYGHHEKWDGSGYPLGLTGDEIPIAARLMAVADVYDALVNKRVYHDAMEPELVAQMIYEGRGKHFDPDVVDAFMDLKETFFEITRQYQ; encoded by the coding sequence ATGAGTGAAGCCATAGGCATAACTTCGCATCAGCATACCGTTTTGATCGTTGATGATTCTCCTGAAAACCTGATCATCGTCTCCGGCTTGCTGAAGCGTGAGTATAAAGTCAAAGTTGCAAATAGTGGTGCACGAGCATTGAAAATAGCATTTTCAGATACTCCACCCGACTTGATTCTACTTGATGTGATGATGCCGGAAATGGATGGCTATGAGGTGTGTCGACAATTGAAGCAGCACAAGCATGCGAAGCATATTCCCGTTATTTTCATCACTGCCAAAGGGGACGATGCTGACGAAGAATGTGGGCTTTCACTAGGCGCAGTTGACTATGTGACAAAGCCAGTGAATCCGCCGATAGTGTTGGCGCGAGTAAAGTCCCATCTCTTGTTAAAGTCAGCGACCGATGCACTGCGCGACCGTAATGAGTGCCTTGAGATGGAAGTACAGCGCCGCACAGAGGAAGTGGTCGCCATTCAGGATGTCACTATTTTTGCGTTTGCGTCTCTGGCAGAAACCCGGGATAACGATACTGGATATCATTTACGTCGCACTCAACTGTATGTAAAGACGTTGGCACAGAAATTACAGCAGAACCCCCGTTTTTGTGCCTTTCTGACCGATGAGAATATTGAACTACTTTTCAAGTCGGCACCATTGCACGACATCGGCAAAGTCGGCATACCCGACTCCATCCTCATGAAGCCCGGGCGATTGACAGCAGAGGAATTTGAAATAATGAAAACCCATGCCACCATAGGTCGTGATGCCATTGTTAATGCAGAAAATCATTTAGGTGCAAGTGTTGACTTCTTGTGTGTTGCCAAAGATATAGCCTACGGGCATCACGAAAAATGGGATGGCAGCGGGTACCCACTCGGGCTTACAGGTGACGAAATCCCGATTGCCGCACGTTTGATGGCGGTAGCAGATGTGTATGACGCGCTGGTGAATAAGCGGGTGTATCACGATGCGATGGAGCCGGAATTAGTGGCGCAGATGATTTACGAAGGTCGCGGAAAACATTTCGATCCAGATGTAGTTGATGCGTTCATGGATCTCAAAGAAACTTTTTTTGAGATAACACGGCAGTACCAATAA
- a CDS encoding ATP-binding protein, which translates to MNTHDSPDTFSGLAATHDAAGDRESESNVDIFPWNDQMNTGIDIIDTQHRALVDILNHMTSHLIYHTEVMELDRIFDELREYITFHFKTEEDIWEECIENDEWTVEHTKEHQSFVHEIDALARHKEHKPFDVIIEDIVMFLTRWLALHIIELDKRMALTYFAIRAGHSREKAKTIANEQMAGATRSMITAIMTMYDALAIRTVHLGREAHKRREAENELQRTIDELVLAKAAAEASSMSKSAFLANMSHEIRTPMNVIMGMSYLIMKTSLTPLQHDYLTKIQSSSQHLLSIVNNILDYSKVESGKLPIEKSFFPLSQLLKNCSFFLHEHAEAKNLACSFEIAPDVPEMIEGDPLRIEQILLNLISNAVKFTEEGDIRVTVVRVNHSEETALLRFAVHDTGIGISAEQQKLIFQSFQQVDATSTRKYGGSGLGLAICKKLVGLMGGDAGVSSDLGKGSTFWITVPVGINHSDNYSPHPKTLAEEWRRIGGAMLHDTDTDTAQPAFPFERLASITGAHLLLVEDNPVNQEVALGLLAEAKVHVDVAENGQIAIEMLRQKHYDLVFMDMQMPVMDGITATYEIRQNPLWTDLPIIAMTANSFQQDREACIVAGMNDFLGKPVAPHLLWDVLLKWITPRTSTPYAEPPTYIKPQVDAVSEKDLESLHGIDVRAALARVLNNRGQLASILRLFFTTHQQTAAQIRQLLSDGQWNQAELLAHTIKGAAGNIGATALQQGALQLEQAIRNQEPFLTVISLLQPLENMLSRLLQELAHVLDIDRPTRLSASPPSKERIAQLLNELAQLLENDQIEALDLLAEQGEILRDIFGEEFPLFAQRIKHFDFEAAGDMLGNHRHRIDQKARQIGDNHE; encoded by the coding sequence ATGAACACACACGATTCGCCCGATACCTTTTCAGGCCTTGCTGCGACTCACGATGCTGCCGGTGATCGGGAGTCAGAATCGAATGTTGATATCTTCCCGTGGAATGATCAAATGAATACCGGTATCGACATCATCGATACGCAGCACCGCGCTTTGGTTGACATACTCAATCACATGACCAGCCATTTAATTTACCACACCGAAGTAATGGAGCTTGATCGCATCTTCGATGAACTCCGAGAATACATTACATTCCACTTTAAGACCGAAGAAGACATATGGGAAGAATGTATCGAAAACGATGAGTGGACTGTTGAGCATACGAAGGAACACCAGAGCTTTGTCCATGAGATAGATGCATTGGCACGGCATAAAGAACACAAACCATTTGACGTCATTATTGAAGATATTGTCATGTTCCTGACCAGATGGCTTGCCCTGCATATTATTGAGCTCGATAAGAGGATGGCGCTCACGTATTTTGCCATACGCGCTGGGCACTCGCGAGAAAAAGCCAAAACAATAGCCAATGAGCAAATGGCAGGCGCCACTCGGTCAATGATTACCGCTATTATGACAATGTACGATGCTTTGGCTATACGCACCGTTCATCTTGGTCGCGAAGCACACAAGCGCCGCGAAGCCGAGAATGAGTTACAACGCACCATCGACGAACTCGTGCTCGCAAAAGCAGCTGCTGAGGCATCAAGCATGTCCAAAAGTGCTTTTCTAGCAAACATGAGCCATGAAATCCGTACGCCAATGAACGTCATTATGGGCATGTCATACTTGATAATGAAAACGTCACTTACCCCGCTGCAGCACGACTATCTCACAAAAATTCAGTCGTCAAGCCAGCATCTGCTTTCTATAGTAAATAACATTCTCGACTACTCAAAAGTGGAATCAGGAAAACTACCGATTGAAAAATCATTCTTCCCCCTCAGTCAGCTTCTCAAGAACTGCTCTTTCTTTTTGCACGAACACGCCGAAGCAAAAAATCTAGCGTGTTCATTTGAGATCGCTCCCGACGTCCCCGAGATGATAGAAGGCGACCCACTTCGCATTGAGCAGATATTGTTAAACCTCATATCAAACGCCGTGAAATTCACCGAAGAAGGAGACATTCGGGTAACAGTCGTTCGAGTCAATCACTCCGAAGAAACTGCCTTGCTACGATTTGCCGTTCACGATACTGGAATTGGCATCAGTGCAGAGCAGCAGAAGTTGATTTTCCAGAGTTTCCAACAGGTAGATGCCACATCAACACGCAAATATGGCGGAAGTGGACTGGGGCTTGCTATTTGCAAAAAACTGGTCGGGTTAATGGGTGGAGATGCCGGTGTTTCCAGTGATCTGGGGAAAGGAAGCACCTTCTGGATCACTGTTCCCGTTGGCATCAACCATAGTGACAATTACTCTCCGCATCCCAAAACACTTGCTGAAGAGTGGCGGCGGATTGGTGGCGCGATGCTCCATGATACCGACACGGATACTGCGCAACCAGCCTTTCCGTTTGAGCGTCTGGCATCGATTACCGGAGCACATCTACTGTTGGTAGAAGACAATCCTGTCAATCAAGAGGTTGCCCTTGGCCTGCTGGCAGAAGCAAAAGTTCATGTCGATGTGGCAGAAAATGGGCAGATTGCCATCGAAATGCTGCGCCAGAAGCACTACGACCTCGTGTTCATGGACATGCAAATGCCGGTAATGGACGGCATTACGGCCACGTATGAAATTCGCCAGAATCCGCTTTGGACCGATTTGCCGATTATTGCGATGACCGCAAATTCGTTTCAACAGGATCGCGAGGCATGCATTGTTGCAGGAATGAATGACTTCCTCGGTAAACCCGTTGCACCCCATCTCCTCTGGGATGTGTTGCTAAAGTGGATAACACCGCGGACAAGCACTCCATATGCCGAGCCACCAACATATATAAAACCTCAAGTAGATGCCGTTTCCGAGAAAGATCTGGAGTCTTTGCATGGGATAGATGTTCGTGCAGCTCTTGCGCGGGTGCTCAACAACCGAGGACAGCTCGCGTCGATTCTCCGCTTATTCTTTACAACGCACCAGCAAACCGCAGCACAAATTCGCCAATTATTGAGTGATGGGCAATGGAACCAAGCGGAACTTTTGGCACACACGATCAAAGGAGCCGCTGGAAATATCGGAGCGACAGCCTTGCAGCAAGGCGCGTTACAGCTAGAGCAAGCTATCCGCAACCAAGAACCTTTCTTGACCGTAATATCGCTGTTACAACCTTTAGAAAACATGTTAAGCCGTCTCCTTCAGGAGTTGGCACATGTACTTGATATCGATCGTCCCACGCGACTATCGGCCTCTCCTCCAAGCAAAGAGCGTATTGCTCAGCTGTTGAACGAACTCGCACAGTTGTTGGAAAACGATCAGATTGAAGCGCTTGACCTGCTAGCGGAGCAGGGGGAAATACTAAGGGACATTTTCGGGGAAGAATTCCCGCTTTTTGCACAGCGGATAAAACATTTCGACTTTGAAGCCGCCGGGGATATGCTAGGCAACCATCGGCATCGTATTGACCAGAAAGCAAGACAGATAGGTGACAACCATGAGTGA
- a CDS encoding YcaO-like family protein yields MTDTPFTTLGKDSPVQETIHRFQAALAHAGFEVEVASELNPVPHVYSLHLRLKHYPRIYTNGKGSTRDAALASALGEFHERLATQYFFSDYYAPSEASPFLHHPSEKYFDFSGKKMPKGLLTKELYNAYTNERVLPVEMLSDPNSGDLSRGICALPFVRQRDKKEIYFPTAVLANLYASNGMAAGNTKWECRTQALSEIIERFVRRAVFLEEFALPDIPQSVLKKYPAVTEAIAALEAHGYSVLAKDASLGGRYPAICIILLNPKNGTCFASFGAHPSFAVALERTMTELLQGRSLDMLDGFHPPTFDYELACDPQNLEAHFVNADGYLPWSMLATTFDFDFVEWDFSQANNELNTQKLLSIFDEMDMDVYIADYSFLGVDTCRILIPFASEIYPMPDLMTRSTVHGAMLRTTLLSLHEQGVEDLFPIIEHMLDASLHSDIDSASGLLGLIPDEGSIWETLTVGEVLFFYSLYVNGYRTETNEETAKDMTSIEKYDKPFFDEEDDDFEFEGEYPAALDALRNRVLYGGRPSPQWATRYRCFEALLADETPQNPANLSVLNTLYGKEVVNWCRRLLPGGKLPEELTWLSNKTKFRKHFTAHHTMLQLRNQLHAIIAPTTKIRKLRK; encoded by the coding sequence ATGACAGACACACCATTCACCACCCTCGGCAAGGATTCTCCGGTACAGGAAACCATCCACCGCTTCCAAGCAGCACTGGCACACGCTGGGTTTGAAGTTGAAGTTGCGTCTGAGCTGAATCCCGTCCCACACGTATACTCACTCCACCTCCGCCTGAAACACTACCCGCGCATCTACACGAACGGCAAAGGATCAACACGCGATGCGGCGCTTGCCAGCGCACTTGGGGAGTTCCATGAACGGTTGGCGACACAATATTTTTTCAGCGACTATTATGCACCGAGTGAAGCATCACCCTTCCTGCACCATCCATCTGAGAAATACTTTGATTTCTCTGGCAAAAAAATGCCGAAAGGGCTTTTGACAAAAGAGCTGTATAATGCGTACACAAACGAACGGGTCTTGCCCGTGGAAATGCTAAGCGACCCGAACTCCGGCGATTTGAGCCGTGGTATTTGTGCACTTCCCTTCGTACGTCAGCGCGATAAAAAAGAGATCTACTTTCCCACAGCCGTGCTCGCTAACCTCTACGCCAGTAATGGCATGGCAGCAGGCAACACCAAGTGGGAATGTCGCACACAAGCCCTTTCGGAAATTATTGAGCGCTTTGTAAGGCGTGCCGTGTTCTTGGAGGAATTCGCACTGCCCGATATCCCACAAAGCGTACTGAAAAAATACCCCGCTGTGACCGAAGCAATAGCGGCACTTGAAGCGCATGGTTACTCAGTACTTGCCAAAGATGCCTCGCTTGGTGGTCGCTACCCCGCCATCTGCATCATCCTATTGAACCCCAAAAATGGCACCTGCTTCGCATCGTTTGGCGCACATCCAAGTTTTGCTGTCGCCTTAGAGCGCACAATGACCGAACTCTTACAGGGTCGCTCACTTGACATGCTGGACGGATTCCACCCACCGACCTTCGATTATGAGTTGGCCTGTGATCCGCAAAACCTTGAGGCACATTTTGTCAATGCCGACGGCTACCTACCGTGGAGCATGCTGGCGACAACCTTTGATTTTGACTTTGTCGAATGGGATTTTTCCCAAGCCAACAACGAGCTTAACACACAAAAACTGCTCTCCATTTTTGATGAGATGGATATGGATGTCTATATTGCCGATTACTCCTTCTTGGGTGTCGACACCTGCCGCATTCTCATCCCTTTCGCCTCCGAAATCTATCCAATGCCTGATTTAATGACGCGTTCAACCGTCCATGGCGCCATGCTACGCACCACGCTCCTCTCACTTCATGAGCAAGGTGTGGAAGATTTATTCCCAATCATAGAACATATGCTTGATGCCAGCTTACATAGTGACATCGATTCGGCCAGCGGCCTGCTTGGCCTTATTCCTGACGAAGGATCGATTTGGGAAACGTTAACCGTCGGCGAAGTTCTCTTTTTCTATAGCCTCTACGTAAATGGGTATCGTACCGAAACGAACGAGGAAACGGCGAAAGACATGACATCTATTGAAAAATACGACAAGCCGTTCTTCGATGAAGAGGATGACGATTTTGAATTTGAAGGGGAATACCCTGCCGCACTGGATGCCCTGCGCAATCGGGTTCTCTACGGCGGCAGGCCGTCACCGCAATGGGCAACCCGCTACCGTTGCTTCGAAGCACTCCTTGCGGATGAAACTCCACAGAATCCGGCAAACCTTTCCGTGCTGAATACGCTGTACGGAAAAGAGGTAGTGAATTGGTGTCGCCGTTTACTGCCCGGCGGAAAACTACCAGAAGAACTGACATGGCTATCCAACAAGACCAAATTTCGTAAACATTTCACCGCTCATCATACGATGCTGCAACTGCGCAACCAACTCCATGCAATCATTGCCCCCACAACAAAAATTCGCAAACTCCGCAAGTGA